The genomic interval GGTAACCAGGAAGAGAAGTTATGATGACCGTCGCCTCCGATTGCATCGCGGCTGCCGTTGCCCCTTTCATTGCCCCTTTTTAAGGCACTTGCCCCTTGACGCGAAATCGTGTCTATGGCCTCGATGACCTCCCCCCGTCACCACGCGTTCGGCCCAGTGATCATGTGCTTGACGTTATTTGCCGTCGACCACCTCCCCTTGCTTCGGGCGGCAGATTTGACCCCCCTTCCTGCGCCGCCCCCGCCGAGACAAAAATGGCGGGTCGGCGTCAGTAGCGCCCCGCCCTTCGACATCCGTAACCCGGACGGATCCTGGACCGGCCTCAGCCTGGAGCTTTGGCGGGCGATCGCCGACGATCTCCGGCTGGACTATGAACTGCAGGAAACCAACCCGTCCGGGCGCTTCGACGGCCTCAAGCAAGGGTGGCTGGATCTGTCGGTTGGCCCCTTGACCGTTACCGCCGAGCGCGAAGAAATCTGCGATTTTACCCACGCCTATTTTGTGGGCGGGCTCGGGGTGGCGCTGCGGGCCAGGACAGCCCACAGGGAATCGCTGCTTCCTTCCGGGTTGCTGAGCGGGGAGTTCTGGCGCCCGATCGGCAGGATTGTCCTGGGCCTGTTTGCAACCCTCAGCCTGGCCGCCGGCTCGATCTGGCTTTGCGAACGGCGCCGCAACGCCGCCCAATTCGGCAGGGGCGATCCGCTGCGGGGACTTGGTTCCGCGCTGTGGTGGGCGGCCGTGACGATGACCACCGTCGGCTACGGGGACCTCTCGCCGCGGACTTTTCGGGGCCGGCTGGTGGCCGTGCTCTGGATGTTTGTCAGCCTGGTGCTGGTGTCCGCCTTTACGGCCACCATGGCCTCGATCCTCACGGCGCAGCGCCTGGGCGGCTCGGTCGTCATCCATGACGCGGCCGATTTGCGCCGCCTGCGGGTAGGAACGATTCCCATCGCGACCACCGAGGAGCTGCTGCGGGCGCACGGCGTGGAGTTCAAGACGTTTGCGCCCGACCAATTGCTTGACGCGTTGCGGGACGGTGAAATCGATGCGGCGGTCAATGACGAGCCGCTGTTGCGTTACCTGGCCCGGACGCGGTACCCTAACCAGTTGAGCGTCGTTCCGGTGCTGCT from Verrucomicrobiota bacterium carries:
- a CDS encoding transporter substrate-binding domain-containing protein; this encodes MCLTLFAVDHLPLLRAADLTPLPAPPPPRQKWRVGVSSAPPFDIRNPDGSWTGLSLELWRAIADDLRLDYELQETNPSGRFDGLKQGWLDLSVGPLTVTAEREEICDFTHAYFVGGLGVALRARTAHRESLLPSGLLSGEFWRPIGRIVLGLFATLSLAAGSIWLCERRRNAAQFGRGDPLRGLGSALWWAAVTMTTVGYGDLSPRTFRGRLVAVLWMFVSLVLVSAFTATMASILTAQRLGGSVVIHDAADLRRLRVGTIPIATTEELLRAHGVEFKTFAPDQLLDALRDGEIDAAVNDEPLLRYLARTRYPNQLSVVPVLLDRELYGFALREGSPLRESINRVLLRKIHEPGWHELIARYLGSGEIQ